The Cryptomeria japonica unplaced genomic scaffold, Sugi_1.0 HiC_scaffold_146, whole genome shotgun sequence genome includes a region encoding these proteins:
- the LOC131866471 gene encoding nudix hydrolase 2-like, translating to MYFHVLLQINTEFVQVVGFRDGHNAPFGKSDLLFVCMLRSLSSNIVVQDTEISVAKWMAIEEFASQPKNQQSKLLKDMIGVCVANVNGQCEGFSGIGISSNSRKPSAFFCTALNSE from the exons atgTATTTTCATGTACTCTTACAGATTAATACAGAATTTGTACAAGTGGTTGGGTTCAG GGATGGTCACAATGCCCCTTTCGGAAAATCCGATCTGCTCTTCGTGTGTATGTTGAGATCTCTTTCTTCTAATATTGTTGTGCAAGATACCGAAATTTCAGTAGCCAAG TGGATGGCAATAGAAGAATTTGCATCTCAACCTAAAAATCAGCAAAGCAAACTCCTAAAAGATATGATCGGCGTGTGTGTTGCCAACGTCAACGGACAATGTGAAGGATTTTCAGGCATTGGGATATCGTCCAACTCGCGCAAACCCTCTGCTTTCTTCTGCACTGCCCTTAATTCTGAGTAA